A single region of the Aeromonas hydrophila subsp. hydrophila ATCC 7966 genome encodes:
- the mnmC gene encoding bifunctional tRNA (5-methylaminomethyl-2-thiouridine)(34)-methyltransferase MnmD/FAD-dependent 5-carboxymethylaminomethyl-2-thiouridine(34) oxidoreductase MnmC: MTRAEENVSQTSLHHARLDWNEAGTPVSSEFGDVYFSNDNGLSETRYVFLQQNRLPARFSHHDSDIFVIGETGFGTGLNFLATMAAFLEQAPQSGNGARLHFISFEKYPLTREDLRKALAAWPELATFSQPLIEQWPLPVAGCHRLLFAGGRIRLDLWFGDIKEMLPQVPHPADGLVDAWYLDGFSPAKNPEMWTQALFDGLARLARPHATIATFTCAGFVRRGLIAAGFAMQKVKGHGSKREMLAGERAEKQPQQTIAPWYARPAGRAGEVLIIGGGIASAMTALSLVERGRRVTLLCQDGEPATGASGNRQGALYPLLNGEHDVLSRFYSLAFGFARSRLLALAKRHPVAFSLCGVTQLGYDDKSAAKLAKMAQGPFPPELMQVLSEPEAEQVVGLPCGHGGVSYPQGGWLCPADLTRAAIKEAQASGLLEVVFNTEVVAMAEQADGWQVESRDGRRWQAPNLVVAAGHQLPALIPFAELPLYPVRGQVSHVPTSVSLSKLNTVLCYDGYLTPAHHDHHCIGASYGRNQTDLEFRADEQAQNQARLQACLPQQAWPAEVDVSGNQARVGVRSASRDHLPVVGPVASLAKLADHYAGLQGDQQNAAPLPLHPGLYVLGALGSRGLCSAPLCGELLASEICGDPLPLAADLLEALHPARYWVRKLLKGKPLQ; encoded by the coding sequence GTGACGCGAGCAGAGGAAAACGTGAGTCAAACATCCTTACATCATGCCCGATTGGACTGGAATGAAGCGGGAACTCCAGTCTCCAGTGAGTTCGGGGATGTGTACTTTTCCAATGATAACGGTCTAAGTGAAACCCGCTACGTCTTTTTGCAGCAAAATCGGCTGCCAGCGCGATTTTCGCATCACGATAGTGACATTTTCGTGATAGGTGAGACAGGTTTCGGCACAGGTCTTAACTTTCTGGCGACAATGGCCGCCTTTCTGGAACAGGCGCCCCAATCCGGCAACGGTGCCCGCCTCCACTTCATCAGCTTCGAAAAATACCCGCTGACCCGGGAGGATCTGCGCAAGGCGCTGGCCGCCTGGCCCGAGCTCGCCACCTTCAGCCAGCCCCTCATCGAGCAGTGGCCGCTGCCCGTCGCAGGCTGTCATCGGCTGCTCTTTGCCGGCGGCCGGATCCGGCTCGATCTCTGGTTTGGCGACATCAAGGAGATGCTGCCCCAGGTGCCCCACCCGGCAGACGGGCTGGTGGACGCTTGGTATCTGGATGGCTTCTCCCCCGCCAAGAACCCGGAGATGTGGACACAAGCATTGTTCGACGGTCTGGCCCGCCTCGCGCGTCCCCACGCCACCATCGCCACCTTTACCTGTGCCGGCTTCGTGCGCCGCGGCCTGATTGCCGCCGGTTTTGCCATGCAAAAGGTGAAAGGGCATGGCAGCAAGCGGGAGATGTTGGCCGGGGAGCGTGCAGAGAAACAGCCACAGCAGACCATCGCCCCCTGGTATGCCAGACCCGCCGGCCGCGCGGGCGAGGTGCTGATCATCGGGGGCGGCATCGCCTCGGCCATGACGGCGCTTTCCTTGGTGGAGCGGGGCCGCAGGGTGACGCTCTTGTGCCAGGATGGCGAGCCGGCGACTGGCGCCTCCGGCAACCGGCAGGGAGCCCTCTACCCGCTGCTCAATGGCGAGCACGATGTCCTGTCGCGCTTCTATTCGCTGGCCTTCGGCTTCGCCAGAAGCCGACTGCTGGCCCTGGCCAAGCGCCACCCCGTCGCCTTCTCGTTGTGCGGCGTCACCCAGCTCGGCTATGACGACAAGTCCGCCGCCAAGCTGGCCAAGATGGCGCAAGGCCCCTTCCCGCCCGAGCTGATGCAGGTACTTTCCGAACCAGAAGCTGAGCAAGTGGTCGGCCTGCCCTGTGGTCACGGTGGTGTCAGCTATCCGCAGGGGGGCTGGCTCTGTCCGGCGGATCTCACCCGCGCCGCCATCAAGGAAGCACAAGCCAGTGGACTGCTTGAAGTGGTTTTCAATACCGAGGTGGTCGCCATGGCCGAACAGGCCGATGGCTGGCAGGTCGAAAGTCGTGACGGGCGCCGCTGGCAAGCCCCCAATCTGGTGGTGGCCGCCGGCCATCAGTTGCCTGCGCTCATCCCCTTTGCCGAGCTGCCGCTCTATCCGGTGCGTGGCCAGGTGAGCCATGTGCCGACCTCGGTGAGCTTGAGCAAGCTCAACACCGTGCTCTGTTACGATGGCTACCTCACTCCGGCCCACCACGATCACCACTGCATCGGCGCCAGCTATGGCCGCAACCAGACCGATCTCGAGTTTCGCGCCGACGAGCAGGCCCAGAACCAGGCGCGACTGCAAGCCTGCCTGCCGCAGCAGGCCTGGCCCGCCGAGGTGGATGTGAGTGGCAATCAGGCCCGGGTCGGCGTGCGCAGTGCCAGCCGGGATCACCTGCCGGTGGTGGGGCCAGTAGCCAGCTTGGCCAAGCTGGCGGATCACTACGCCGGACTGCAGGGCGATCAGCAAAACGCCGCGCCGTTGCCGCTGCATCCCGGCCTCTATGTGCTGGGGGCACTCGGCTCGCGGGGGCTCTGCTCGGCGCCCCTTTGCGGCGAGCTGCTGGCCAGCGAGATCTGCGGCGATCCGCTGCCGCTGGCGGCCGATCTGCTGGAGGCGCTCCACCCGGCCCGCTACTGGGTGCGCAAGCTGCTCAAGGGCAAGCCGCTCCAGTGA
- the fabB gene encoding beta-ketoacyl-ACP synthase I gives MRRAVITGIGVISSIGNNKEEVLASLKAGKSGITYSEQFEQYNLRSRVWGNIKLDPSELIDRKVMRFMGDAAAYAYLSMQQAIEDAGLPEEMVSNERSGIVTGSGGASGKNTSESADIAREKGVKRVGPYMVPRTMSSTTSACLATPFKIKGVNYTISSACATSAHCIGHALELIQLGKQDIVFAGGGEELDWSSTIQFDAMGALSTKYNDTPEKASRTYDADRDGFVISGGGGILVVEELEHALARGAHIYAEITGYGATSDGYDMVAPSGEGAVRCMKMAMQDVGKVDYINTHGTSTPVGDTKELEAIQTLFGSNAPKLSATKAMTGHALGAAGVHEAVYSLLMMEHGFIAPSINIETLDEKAVGLPIVRAYEEAELNTVMSNSFGFGGTNASLVFSKFKA, from the coding sequence ATGAGAAGAGCAGTGATCACCGGTATCGGCGTCATCTCCAGTATCGGCAACAACAAGGAAGAAGTGCTGGCCTCCCTGAAAGCAGGCAAATCTGGCATCACCTATTCCGAGCAGTTCGAACAGTACAACCTGCGCAGCCGTGTCTGGGGTAACATCAAACTCGACCCGTCTGAACTGATCGACCGTAAAGTCATGCGTTTCATGGGCGATGCAGCGGCTTATGCCTATCTCTCCATGCAACAGGCCATCGAAGACGCCGGTTTGCCGGAAGAGATGGTGTCCAACGAGCGTTCCGGTATCGTGACCGGCTCCGGTGGCGCCTCCGGCAAGAACACCTCCGAGTCTGCGGATATCGCCCGCGAGAAGGGCGTCAAGCGTGTGGGCCCCTACATGGTGCCGCGCACCATGTCCTCCACCACCTCCGCCTGCCTGGCCACCCCGTTCAAGATCAAGGGTGTCAACTACACCATCAGCTCCGCCTGCGCCACCTCTGCCCACTGCATCGGTCACGCTCTGGAACTGATCCAGCTTGGCAAGCAGGACATCGTCTTCGCCGGCGGCGGCGAGGAGCTGGACTGGTCTTCCACCATCCAGTTCGATGCCATGGGCGCCCTGTCCACCAAGTACAACGACACCCCGGAAAAAGCCTCCCGTACCTATGATGCGGATCGCGACGGTTTCGTCATCTCCGGTGGCGGCGGCATCCTGGTGGTCGAGGAGCTGGAACACGCTCTGGCCCGTGGTGCCCACATCTATGCCGAGATCACCGGTTACGGTGCCACCTCCGATGGCTACGACATGGTCGCGCCGAGCGGTGAAGGCGCGGTGCGTTGCATGAAGATGGCGATGCAGGATGTCGGCAAGGTGGATTACATCAACACCCACGGTACTTCCACTCCGGTCGGTGACACCAAGGAGCTGGAAGCCATCCAGACGCTGTTTGGCAGCAATGCGCCCAAGCTCTCCGCCACCAAGGCCATGACCGGTCATGCCCTGGGTGCTGCCGGCGTGCACGAGGCCGTTTACTCCCTGCTGATGATGGAACACGGCTTCATCGCCCCCAGCATCAACATCGAGACCCTGGACGAAAAGGCCGTGGGCCTGCCCATCGTGCGCGCGTACGAAGAGGCGGAGCTCAATACCGTCATGTCCAACAGCTTCGGCTTCGGCGGGACCAACGCCTCCCTGGTGTTCAGCAAGTTCAAGGCTTGA
- a CDS encoding GNAT family N-acetyltransferase produces the protein MIKIRTTRANDWPAIMAIQDECYHQLDPEPIEVMSNKAELAPACCWVAEHQGQVLGYLLCHPWRAHQPPPLSVPIQRLAGNDEFYLHDLAVSRQARGKGIGQRLLATALAFATDEGFEHAGLVAVQDAPAFWRKQGFQPASTRKSLTEYGEGATYMRLPLPQRG, from the coding sequence ATGATCAAGATCCGCACGACCCGGGCCAACGACTGGCCCGCCATCATGGCCATTCAGGACGAGTGTTATCACCAGCTGGATCCTGAGCCCATCGAAGTCATGAGCAACAAGGCCGAACTGGCCCCCGCCTGCTGCTGGGTGGCCGAACATCAGGGCCAGGTGCTGGGCTATTTGCTCTGCCACCCCTGGCGTGCCCACCAGCCCCCGCCCCTCTCCGTCCCCATTCAGCGCCTGGCCGGCAATGACGAGTTCTATCTGCACGATCTCGCCGTCTCACGGCAGGCCCGCGGCAAGGGCATAGGGCAGCGGCTGCTCGCCACCGCCCTTGCGTTTGCCACAGACGAAGGGTTTGAGCACGCCGGTCTGGTGGCGGTGCAGGATGCGCCGGCCTTCTGGCGCAAGCAGGGCTTCCAGCCGGCCAGCACCCGCAAGTCCCTCACCGAATATGGCGAGGGCGCGACCTACATGCGGCTGCCACTGCCGCAACGGGGCTGA
- a CDS encoding DUF4377 domain-containing protein gives MRPLFLSAAAALLLSACQNAPTPSAGETLYVNSQLVHCVGVGPMQCMQVRSDEQQPWTLFYQQIEGFQFEPGYRYQLTISKQRLTDVPADAPSLRYQLIKVVSKQAAR, from the coding sequence ATGAGACCACTGTTCCTCAGCGCCGCTGCCGCCCTGCTGCTCAGCGCCTGTCAAAACGCCCCCACGCCAAGCGCAGGCGAGACCCTCTACGTCAACAGCCAGCTGGTACACTGCGTCGGCGTCGGCCCCATGCAGTGCATGCAGGTGCGCAGTGACGAGCAGCAGCCCTGGACCCTGTTCTATCAGCAGATTGAAGGCTTTCAGTTTGAGCCCGGCTACCGCTATCAGCTGACCATCAGCAAGCAGCGGCTCACCGATGTGCCGGCAGATGCCCCTTCCCTGCGCTACCAGCTCATCAAGGTCGTCAGCAAACAGGCGGCGCGCTGA
- a CDS encoding citrate synthase, producing the protein MADKIATLHLPGKDPVELPILSGTVGPDVIDVRKLGAQGYFTFDPGFMATGSCKSSITYIDGDQGVLLHRGYPIAQLATQASYLEVCYILLYGEAPTKAQYTEFERLVTRHTMVHEQIAFFFRGFRRDAHPMAVMCGVVSALSAFYHDALDINNEEHREICAFRLLSKMPTLAAMCYKYSIGQPFMQPRNALSYAGNFLHMMFGVPTEEYKVNPIVERAMDRIFTLHADHEQNASTSTVRLAGSSGANPFACIAAGIASLWGPAHGGANEACLKMLEEIGSVDRIPEYIAKAKDKNDPFRLMGFGHRVYKNHDPRATVMRETCHEVLTELQIKDPLLDVAMELERIALSDPYFIEKKLYPNVDFYSGIIMKAIGIPMSMFTVIFAISRTIGWIAHWNEMHSDPDQKIGRPRQLYTGQPQREFTPLDQR; encoded by the coding sequence ATGGCTGATAAGATAGCCACCCTACATCTGCCCGGTAAAGACCCGGTAGAACTCCCGATCCTGTCAGGAACTGTCGGACCCGACGTGATCGATGTCAGAAAACTGGGCGCGCAAGGGTACTTCACCTTCGACCCCGGTTTTATGGCAACCGGTTCTTGCAAATCATCCATTACGTACATAGATGGCGATCAGGGTGTCTTGCTGCACCGTGGTTACCCCATCGCCCAGTTGGCCACCCAGGCCAGCTATCTGGAAGTCTGCTACATCCTGCTGTACGGCGAGGCACCCACCAAGGCGCAGTACACGGAATTCGAACGTCTGGTCACCCGCCACACCATGGTGCACGAGCAGATTGCCTTCTTCTTCCGCGGCTTCCGTCGCGACGCCCACCCCATGGCCGTCATGTGCGGCGTGGTCAGTGCGCTCTCCGCCTTCTATCACGATGCCCTCGACATCAACAACGAAGAGCACCGCGAGATCTGCGCCTTCCGTCTGCTCTCCAAGATGCCGACCCTGGCCGCCATGTGCTACAAGTACTCCATCGGTCAGCCGTTCATGCAGCCGCGTAACGCCCTCTCCTATGCCGGCAACTTCCTGCACATGATGTTTGGCGTGCCGACCGAAGAGTACAAGGTCAACCCCATCGTCGAACGCGCCATGGATCGCATCTTCACTCTGCATGCGGACCACGAGCAGAACGCGTCAACCTCCACCGTGCGTCTGGCCGGCTCCTCCGGCGCCAACCCGTTTGCCTGTATCGCCGCGGGGATCGCCTCCCTGTGGGGACCGGCCCACGGCGGTGCCAACGAAGCCTGCCTCAAGATGCTCGAGGAGATCGGCTCCGTTGACCGCATTCCCGAATACATCGCCAAGGCCAAGGACAAGAACGATCCGTTCCGTCTGATGGGCTTCGGCCACCGGGTCTACAAGAACCACGACCCCCGTGCCACCGTGATGCGCGAAACCTGTCACGAGGTACTGACCGAGCTGCAGATCAAGGATCCGCTGCTGGACGTGGCCATGGAGCTGGAACGCATCGCGCTCTCCGACCCCTACTTCATCGAGAAGAAGCTCTACCCGAACGTGGACTTCTACTCCGGCATCATCATGAAGGCCATCGGCATCCCCATGTCCATGTTCACCGTGATCTTCGCCATCTCCCGTACCATCGGCTGGATTGCCCACTGGAACGAAATGCACTCGGATCCGGATCAGAAGATCGGCCGTCCGCGTCAGCTCTATACCGGTCAGCCGCAGCGCGAGTTCACCCCGCTCGACCAGCGTTGA
- the sdhC gene encoding succinate dehydrogenase cytochrome b556 subunit, whose amino-acid sequence MGKAVKNKQRPVNLDLQTISFPVTAIASILHRVSGVITFVALSILLWMLGTSLASPEGFETVVSIMDNFLVKFVLWGILTALAYHIVGGLRHLVMDMGYWEELESGNQSARVAFVITAVLAVLAGVLVW is encoded by the coding sequence GTGGGCAAAGCCGTGAAAAATAAACAGAGACCTGTAAACCTCGACCTACAGACGATCAGCTTTCCTGTCACCGCCATCGCTTCCATCTTGCATCGTGTCTCAGGGGTGATCACCTTTGTGGCGCTCTCAATCTTGCTGTGGATGCTTGGTACTTCACTCGCCTCTCCCGAAGGATTTGAGACTGTGGTGTCCATCATGGACAACTTTCTGGTCAAATTCGTGCTGTGGGGGATCCTGACTGCGCTGGCTTACCACATTGTGGGCGGACTGCGTCACCTGGTCATGGACATGGGCTATTGGGAAGAGCTGGAATCCGGTAATCAGAGTGCCCGTGTGGCCTTCGTGATCACCGCGGTTTTGGCGGTATTGGCGGGGGTACTGGTATGGTAA
- the sdhD gene encoding succinate dehydrogenase, hydrophobic membrane anchor protein has protein sequence MVTNSATFGRSGVHDYILIRATALIMTCYVLYLVGFVAFNDISYEVWTGFFAKTFTKVFTLLALLCVLIHAWIGLWQVLTDYIKPVGLRGALQFALVVVLFVYLMTGFVVLWGV, from the coding sequence ATGGTAACCAATTCTGCAACCTTCGGGCGCAGCGGCGTTCACGATTACATCCTGATCCGCGCCACCGCCCTCATCATGACCTGTTATGTCCTCTACCTGGTGGGCTTTGTCGCGTTCAACGACATCAGCTACGAGGTGTGGACCGGCTTCTTCGCCAAAACCTTCACCAAGGTGTTCACCCTGTTGGCGCTGCTGTGCGTACTGATCCACGCCTGGATCGGTCTGTGGCAGGTGCTGACCGACTATATCAAGCCGGTGGGGTTGCGCGGTGCGCTGCAATTTGCCCTGGTAGTGGTGCTGTTCGTCTACCTGATGACCGGCTTCGTTGTACTGTGGGGGGTGTAA
- the sdhA gene encoding succinate dehydrogenase flavoprotein subunit, with the protein MTIPTREFDAVVIGAGGAGMRAALQIAQSGKSCALLSKVFPTRSHTVSAQGGITVALGNAHDDNWQWHMYDTVKGSDYIGDQEAIEYMCKTGPEAVYELENMGLPFSRFDNGTVYQRPFGGQSKNFGGEQAARTAAAADRTGHALLHTLYQQNVKNKTTVFSEWYALDLVKNQDGHIVGCTAIDMESGEVVYFKAKATVLATGGAGRIYQSTTNAHINTGDGVGMALRAGVGVQDMEFWQFHPTGIAGAGVLVTEGCRGEGGYLLNKDGERFMERYAPNAKDLAGRDVVARSIMIEIREGRGCDGPWGPHIKLKLDHLGKEVLESRLPGICELSRTFAHVDPVKEPIPIIPTCHYMMGGVPTNVNGQCLTQDKDGNDVPVVGLFAVGEIACVSVHGANRLGGNSLLDLVVFGRAAGMHLVNTLSEMEHGRAASDADIDAALSRFNRWENCRDGEDPVQIRKDLQRCMQNNFSVFREGDAMAEGLAELKLIRERLKNARLDDTSKEFNTQRIECLELDNLMETAYATAVAANFRTESRGAHSRFDFPERDDESWLCHSLYHPDTESMTRRAVNMSPKTREAFPPKVRTY; encoded by the coding sequence GTGACTATTCCAACTCGTGAATTTGATGCGGTGGTGATCGGTGCCGGTGGCGCCGGCATGCGCGCCGCGCTGCAGATTGCCCAATCCGGCAAGAGCTGCGCTCTGTTATCCAAGGTATTCCCGACCCGTTCTCACACGGTTTCTGCCCAGGGCGGGATCACGGTTGCGCTGGGCAATGCCCACGACGACAACTGGCAGTGGCACATGTACGACACCGTCAAGGGCTCCGATTACATCGGTGATCAGGAAGCCATTGAATACATGTGCAAGACCGGCCCCGAGGCCGTCTATGAACTGGAGAACATGGGTCTGCCCTTCTCCCGCTTCGACAACGGCACCGTCTATCAGCGTCCGTTTGGCGGCCAGTCCAAGAATTTCGGTGGCGAGCAGGCGGCCCGTACCGCGGCGGCAGCCGACCGTACCGGCCACGCCCTGTTGCACACCCTCTATCAGCAGAACGTCAAGAACAAGACCACCGTCTTCTCCGAGTGGTATGCGCTGGATCTGGTGAAGAACCAGGACGGTCACATCGTTGGCTGTACCGCCATCGACATGGAGAGCGGTGAAGTCGTCTACTTCAAGGCCAAGGCCACCGTACTGGCCACCGGCGGCGCCGGTCGCATCTACCAGTCCACCACCAACGCCCACATCAACACCGGTGATGGCGTCGGCATGGCGCTGCGCGCCGGGGTCGGCGTGCAGGACATGGAGTTCTGGCAGTTCCACCCGACCGGCATCGCCGGGGCAGGGGTGCTGGTGACCGAAGGGTGCCGCGGTGAAGGCGGCTACCTGCTCAATAAAGACGGCGAGCGCTTCATGGAGCGTTATGCGCCGAACGCCAAGGATCTGGCCGGTCGCGACGTGGTGGCCCGTTCCATCATGATCGAGATCCGCGAAGGTCGCGGCTGTGACGGTCCCTGGGGCCCGCACATCAAGCTCAAGCTGGATCACCTCGGCAAAGAGGTGCTGGAATCCCGTCTGCCGGGCATCTGCGAGCTCTCTCGCACTTTCGCCCACGTAGATCCGGTCAAGGAACCCATCCCCATCATTCCGACCTGCCACTACATGATGGGCGGCGTGCCGACCAACGTGAACGGCCAGTGCCTGACCCAGGACAAGGACGGCAACGACGTGCCGGTGGTCGGTCTGTTTGCGGTGGGCGAAATCGCCTGCGTCTCGGTGCACGGTGCCAACCGTCTGGGTGGCAACTCGCTGCTGGATCTGGTGGTATTTGGCCGCGCCGCCGGCATGCACCTGGTCAACACCCTGAGCGAGATGGAGCACGGCCGCGCCGCCTCCGACGCCGATATCGACGCCGCACTGTCCCGCTTCAACCGCTGGGAAAATTGCCGTGACGGTGAAGATCCGGTGCAGATCCGCAAGGACCTGCAGCGCTGCATGCAGAACAACTTCTCCGTATTCCGGGAAGGCGATGCCATGGCCGAAGGGCTGGCCGAGCTGAAACTCATCCGCGAGCGCCTCAAGAACGCCCGTCTGGACGACACCTCCAAGGAGTTCAACACCCAGCGCATCGAGTGCCTGGAGCTGGACAACCTGATGGAGACGGCCTATGCCACCGCGGTGGCTGCCAACTTCCGTACCGAGAGCCGGGGCGCCCACAGCCGCTTCGATTTCCCGGAGCGTGACGATGAAAGCTGGCTGTGCCACAGCCTCTATCATCCGGACACCGAGTCCATGACCCGTCGCGCTGTCAACATGTCACCCAAGACCCGTGAGGCGTTCCCGCCCAAGGTCCGGACTTACTGA
- a CDS encoding succinate dehydrogenase iron-sulfur subunit, producing the protein MNVTFSVYRYNPDVDNVPHMKEYRLDIPEGSDMMVLDALIQLKELDPTLAFRRSCREGVCGSDGLNMNGKNGLACITPLSDLLKKGNNVVIRPLPGLPVIRDLVIDMTQFYTQWEKVKPFLINDEKLPPVREHLQSPEERAKLDGLYECILCACCSTSCPSFWWNPDKFIGPAGLLAAYRWLADSRDTAATDRLGNLDDAFSVFRCHGIMNCVNVCPKGLNPTKAIGQIKSMLLNRAV; encoded by the coding sequence ATGAACGTCACATTCTCTGTCTACAGATACAATCCGGATGTTGATAACGTCCCCCATATGAAGGAATATCGTCTTGATATTCCTGAAGGTTCCGACATGATGGTGCTCGACGCACTGATCCAGCTCAAAGAGCTGGATCCCACGCTCGCCTTCCGCCGCTCTTGCCGCGAAGGGGTCTGTGGATCTGACGGTCTCAACATGAATGGCAAGAACGGTCTTGCCTGCATCACCCCGCTCTCCGATCTGCTGAAGAAGGGCAATAACGTCGTTATCCGCCCCTTGCCAGGCCTGCCGGTGATCCGTGATCTGGTGATCGACATGACCCAGTTCTACACCCAGTGGGAGAAGGTCAAACCCTTCCTCATCAACGACGAAAAATTGCCGCCCGTGCGTGAGCACCTGCAATCCCCCGAAGAGCGCGCCAAGCTGGATGGCCTGTACGAGTGTATTCTCTGTGCCTGCTGCTCCACCTCTTGCCCCTCCTTCTGGTGGAACCCGGACAAGTTCATCGGCCCGGCCGGTCTGCTCGCCGCCTATCGCTGGCTGGCGGACAGCCGCGATACCGCGGCTACCGATCGACTGGGTAATCTGGATGACGCCTTCAGCGTGTTCCGTTGCCACGGCATCATGAACTGCGTGAACGTCTGTCCCAAGGGCTTGAACCCGACCAAGGCCATCGGTCAGATCAAGTCGATGCTGCTCAATCGGGCTGTTTAG